TACAAAGCAAAGCTTTTCAGAAAAATGCGTTCCCAAGTGCAACTTCGGAACGAGTTAAAACGAGCCAAACCCCTGTTGCCGTTACGGTTCGCCGGCTTGTTCCCGTTCCGGGCCGCTGCGCGGCAGTTCGTGGGATCGCTGTTCCACGAGCCGCCAGCCAAGACGCCGAGCCCCGCTTGTCGCAAAAAAAATTTGATCGCGCGCTCCGCGCGCGACAAGGGTAAAGAGCAAAAGAGCACAGGGCAACAGGGCTACAGTACACAGGGTTACGGAGTCCGCAACAATCGCAACCCGATGAGCGTGTAGCGGTAGCCCGGGGGGTCGTAGTAGCGATACGCTGAACGGCAGCCTCTGGGAGAGTTGACCCACGAGCCGCCACGCACCACCCGGCGCTCGCCAGACGCCGGGCCTGAAGGGTCCGTCACGGAGCCGCTCGCGTAGTCCCCAAACCAGTCCGAGCACCATTCCCAGACGTTCCCGTGCATGTCGGACAGACCCCAGCGGTTCGCCTTGAAACTCCCCACCGGCGACACGTTCCAGTACCCGTCCGAAAACGGGAAGCGGTAAGTCCACTGCTTTCCGTTCGGCAGCTGCGTCTCGTCCGCGCCGTTCAGGCGTCCCCGCCCGTCCTCGGCGCGGTCGCCCCACCAGAACTCCGTATCCGTACCCGCGCGGCACGCATACTCCCACTGCGCCTCCGTAGGCAGCCGGTACGTCTCACCCGTCTTCCGGCTCAGCCACTCGCAATACGCCACCGCATCGTTCCAACTCACCAGCACCACCGGCTGACGGTCCTCCAAGGCCCAGCCCGGATTCCGCCACGACGCGCCCTTCGTATCCCCCCACTGACCCGTATCAAGACTGTACGTATAACCCGAGCCGCCTTTCTCAGCGTCGGTCTGGTAGCCCGCCGCGTCCGCGAAGGCCCGGAACTCCCCCACCGTCACCTCCTTCGTTGCCAGCCAGAATCCCCGCGTCAGCGTCACCGTATGCCGAGGGTGCTCATCCTCGTGAAACTCCTTCCATTCCGCGTCGCCGCCGTACGTCGCGATGACCCGCTCAGGGCTCAGCTTCGAGCCCATCTCGAAGGTCCCAGGCGGTATCCACGCAAACTCGCCGCCCTCGAACACCCGCACCTCGCCCGCCTCAGGCTCCTTCGGCGGAGGCGGCGGTGGCGGGGGCGTCACCACCACCGGCGGGCGAGGCGCTTGCGTGCCGGGGCCGGTGGCGTACGGACGCGCCAAGATGATGTCGCCGGAGATGTCGGAGAGCAGGCGCGGGTTTTGGCTCTTGCCGGTGCGCGCGGCCCAGCGCCGCGTTTGCTCGAAGGTGTAACGGCTGATTTCCAGCGCCGATATCCGGCCGTCGCCGTCGCTGTCGGCCTCGCCGCGGAAACCCTGCAGCAGAAACCACGTGAACGCGCCGTGGCCCTGGTCCTCGTACTCGTGAGACAGTTCGTTCACCTGGCACGACGCGATGGTGATGCGGCCCTCGGAAAAACGTTCGATATCCGACATCATGCCCCGTGTCATCGTGGGCGTGTTGCGGCCCGCGCCCGAGTGGCACGCGTCGAGGATAACCAGCGACCTTTTCGCGGCGGAGCCGTCCAGCTTCTGCTCGAACAGCGCGAAGGGCAGCGCGGTGTTTTCCAGGTCGCCCTGGCGCGCGTCGCCCGGCACGAGATAAAGCCGCCCTTCGACATCCACGCCGTGGCCCGCGAAATAGACCAGCAGCGAATCCTCGGGGCCCGCAAGCTGCACCCACTGCCCGAGCACGGCCAAGATGTTGTTGCGCGTGGGCCGGTGCATCGGGTCCGGCGCGCCGTCGCACAGCAGCACGACGTTATCCGCGGGGAAACCCTCCGGCGCGCCGGTCAGCACATCGCGGACGGACGCCGCGTCGCGCACCGCGTTCGGCAGGTCGCCGAACGCGCTGTCCTCGTAGTCGCCCACGCCGACGAGCACCGCCCACTTCTGCGGCGCGGGTCCGGCCGCCGTGCCCCCGGAACCGCGCTGCGCCGCGGCGCCGGCGCACGCCAGCGCAAGACACAGAAGACAACAGATAAGGCGCCCCCGGTTCATGCGTC
The window above is part of the Candidatus Hydrogenedentota bacterium genome. Proteins encoded here:
- a CDS encoding SUMF1/EgtB/PvdO family nonheme iron enzyme, producing the protein MNRGRLICCLLCLALACAGAAAQRGSGGTAAGPAPQKWAVLVGVGDYEDSAFGDLPNAVRDAASVRDVLTGAPEGFPADNVVLLCDGAPDPMHRPTRNNILAVLGQWVQLAGPEDSLLVYFAGHGVDVEGRLYLVPGDARQGDLENTALPFALFEQKLDGSAAKRSLVILDACHSGAGRNTPTMTRGMMSDIERFSEGRITIASCQVNELSHEYEDQGHGAFTWFLLQGFRGEADSDGDGRISALEISRYTFEQTRRWAARTGKSQNPRLLSDISGDIILARPYATGPGTQAPRPPVVVTPPPPPPPPKEPEAGEVRVFEGGEFAWIPPGTFEMGSKLSPERVIATYGGDAEWKEFHEDEHPRHTVTLTRGFWLATKEVTVGEFRAFADAAGYQTDAEKGGSGYTYSLDTGQWGDTKGASWRNPGWALEDRQPVVLVSWNDAVAYCEWLSRKTGETYRLPTEAQWEYACRAGTDTEFWWGDRAEDGRGRLNGADETQLPNGKQWTYRFPFSDGYWNVSPVGSFKANRWGLSDMHGNVWEWCSDWFGDYASGSVTDPSGPASGERRVVRGGSWVNSPRGCRSAYRYYDPPGYRYTLIGLRLLRTP